A segment of the Sulfitobacter sp. D7 genome:
CCAGTCCCGGATGTGCCCCAAACGCAAAACAGGCGGCCCGTTGTTCTGGCCGCCTGTCTAAAACGATAGTGTTAAGAGTTTGTGAACGCTTTAGGCGCTACATTTCCCAACGAGCGCCTCATAACGGTTGGTGATCCAACCAAGCGCCTCTTGCGGGTCTTTTTCTTCGATCTGGCCGGTAAAGCGCGAGAATACAGCAGCGGAGCGGCTGTTTTCGACCATTGTCGTGCGCTCACCCGTGATGACCGTGTCGTAGACGAAGAAGGCAATCGCCACCAAAAGCACGCCGCGCACGACGCCGAAAATAAAGCCAAGCCCTTGATCAAGGCCGCCCAGCATCGAACGATGCACCAACGAAGAGAACAGCGGGGTGAAAAGTGAGACCACGATCAACGCGGCGGCAAAGACCAATGCGAATGCACCGATCACCGACAATTCGCAACTGTCGGCAAGGAATTCGCCAACATAGGGCAGCTCACGCACCAGCGGCTCAACCTGCGGCGCAAAGAGAAAGGCCAGCACTGCCGCTGCAATCCAGCCGACAATCGCCATCAGCTCGCGCACCAGCCCGCGGCCATAGGCCAGCAGTGCCGATAGCACGATGACCACCGCGACCACCCCGTCAATAATGGTAAAACCGTCCATGCGCGTTCTCGCCCTCGTCTAAGGGGGGATCAGCCCGCCCCGAAAATTTCGCCAACAAATCCGGTCAGATCGCTCATCGTATTCAGCGCAATTCCGGTCGCACCCACGGCTTTCCCGCCGCGCGGTGCAATAGCGCTCGTAAAACCAAGTTTTTGCGCCTCTTTCAACCTGTTTTCCGTCTGGCTGGCGGGGCGCAGCGCACCGGACAGGCTGATTTCCCCGAAAACAACGGTTTCGGCGGGCAGGGCCGCGTCTTCTCGGGCCGAAAGGATCGCGGCAGCCACGGCCAGATCAGCGGCGGGCTCCGAGATTTTCATGCCGCCGGCCACATTGAGGTAGACATCCAGCCCCGCAAAAGGAATCCCGCAGCGCGCCTCCAACACCGCGAGGATCATCGCCAGACGGCCCGAATCCCACCCCACCACGGTGCGGCGCGCCTGGGAATGGGGCGAGGGGGCAACAAGCGCCTGAAGCTCGACCAAGACGGGCCGCGTGCCTTCGATGCCCGCAAAGACCACCGACCCGGGGGAGGGTTGGCCGCGTTCCGACAAAAACAGCGCCGAGGGGTTGAGGACCTCAGACAGACCGCCGCCCGTCATCTCGAACACGCCGATTTCATCCGCCGGGCCAAAACGGTTTTTGACCGCGCGCAGGATGCGGAATTGGTGGCCCCGTTCGCCTTCGAAATAAAGCACAGTGTCGACCATATGCTCCACCACCCGCGGGCCTGCGATCTGACCTTCTTTGGTGACGTGGCCCACAAGGATCACGGCAACCCCGCGCCGTTTGGCGAAACTGGTCAACTCATGCGCCGCGGCGCGCACCTGACTGACCGAGCCCGGCGCGCTTTCGACGTTATCGGCCCACATGGTTTGAATGGAATCGATGATGGCAAGCTGCGGCCGCTCGGCTTCCAACGTGGTGAGGATGTCGCGCAGATTGGTTTCCGCTGCTAGTTTCACGGGCGCTTCTGAAAGGCCCAGCCGTTGGGCGCGCATGCGGACCTGCGCGCTGGCTTCCTCTCCGCTGACGTAAATCGTCTTTAGACCCGAATTCGCAAAATGGGCGGCGGCTTGAAGCAGGAGGGTTGATTTGCCGATGCCCGGATCGCCGCCCACAAGGATCGCCGAGGCGGGCACCAAGCCGCCGCCCAGAACGCGGTCCAACTCGGCAATACCGGATTGCGCGCGCGGTGGCGGGGTTTCTTGGGTGGCAAGGTCGGTGAGTTCAATGGCAGAGCCGCGCCGTGCGCCCAAGGATTTGCTGGGCGGGCCTGCGGAGATGCCCTTGTCTTCGACGATCGAATTCCAAGCGCCACAGGCGTCACAGCGCCCGGACCATTTGGAATGTTTCGCACCGCATTCGGCGCAGGAAAAACTGGAGGAGGATTTGGCCATGGGCCCTTTTCGCGCAGGTGCCGGATGGCGTCAAAGGAAAAGCATCCGGCCTTTGGGTGATGATCCCGGGGGGGAACCCAATGGGCCGGATGCTGCCGCCGGTGTTACTCGGCAGCTTTGGGAGGCAGATCGATCACGATATTGTCGAGCGATGTCGGCTCCGGCTGGCGCTCGGGGGCTTCGGTTTGCACCACACGCTCGAGGCCAAGCTCCGGCATGATCTCACGCATCTCGTCACGCAGGCGCTCAAGCTGGGCTACGGCGACGCTCTCTTCGAGTTCGACTTCGTGGAGCCAATGTTTCATCTCTGTCGAGA
Coding sequences within it:
- a CDS encoding CvpA family protein, coding for MDGFTIIDGVVAVVIVLSALLAYGRGLVRELMAIVGWIAAAVLAFLFAPQVEPLVRELPYVGEFLADSCELSVIGAFALVFAAALIVVSLFTPLFSSLVHRSMLGGLDQGLGFIFGVVRGVLLVAIAFFVYDTVITGERTTMVENSRSAAVFSRFTGQIEEKDPQEALGWITNRYEALVGKCSA
- the radA gene encoding DNA repair protein RadA; the protein is MAKSSSSFSCAECGAKHSKWSGRCDACGAWNSIVEDKGISAGPPSKSLGARRGSAIELTDLATQETPPPRAQSGIAELDRVLGGGLVPASAILVGGDPGIGKSTLLLQAAAHFANSGLKTIYVSGEEASAQVRMRAQRLGLSEAPVKLAAETNLRDILTTLEAERPQLAIIDSIQTMWADNVESAPGSVSQVRAAAHELTSFAKRRGVAVILVGHVTKEGQIAGPRVVEHMVDTVLYFEGERGHQFRILRAVKNRFGPADEIGVFEMTGGGLSEVLNPSALFLSERGQPSPGSVVFAGIEGTRPVLVELQALVAPSPHSQARRTVVGWDSGRLAMILAVLEARCGIPFAGLDVYLNVAGGMKISEPAADLAVAAAILSAREDAALPAETVVFGEISLSGALRPASQTENRLKEAQKLGFTSAIAPRGGKAVGATGIALNTMSDLTGFVGEIFGAG